In the Streptomyces formicae genome, one interval contains:
- a CDS encoding diaminopropionate ammonia-lyase, whose protein sequence is MDQESDSPAGSAAPLPWYARPAARSWTCAPTPSDARDFHASLPGYARTPLHDLPSLAADLKVGRVFVKDESERLGLPAFKALGASWAIHRVLARRANAGAADGAGHPLTLIAATDGNHGRAVARMAGQLGQRAHVFVPDGVHAVAVDAIRGEGAEVTEVAGSYDLAVRRAADAAAAPDAVLIQDTAWDGYEEVPSLIVEGYATLFTEIDAQLAETGVASPSLVAVPVGVGALAHAAVTHYRGRPADGPVGAAAPALLSVEPVAAACALASLRAGRLTSVPTGMTAMAGLNCGTPSSLGWPALRDGLDAAVAVTDAASAAAVRDLADLGVSSGPCGAAPLAGARAALTGEGAAERRAALGISPTSTVVLLSTEGAAANPGLREEATDERVQR, encoded by the coding sequence ATGGATCAAGAGAGTGACTCCCCGGCCGGTTCCGCCGCTCCGCTGCCCTGGTACGCGCGTCCCGCCGCGCGCTCCTGGACCTGTGCCCCCACCCCGTCCGACGCCCGGGACTTCCACGCGTCCCTGCCCGGCTACGCCAGGACCCCGCTGCACGACCTTCCCTCCCTCGCCGCGGACTTGAAGGTCGGCCGGGTCTTCGTCAAGGACGAGTCGGAGCGGCTCGGTCTGCCCGCCTTCAAGGCGCTCGGCGCGTCCTGGGCGATCCACCGGGTGCTGGCGCGGCGCGCGAACGCGGGCGCCGCGGACGGCGCGGGGCACCCGCTGACCCTGATCGCCGCGACCGACGGCAATCACGGGCGCGCCGTCGCCAGGATGGCCGGGCAACTGGGCCAGCGCGCGCACGTCTTCGTCCCCGACGGCGTGCACGCGGTGGCCGTCGACGCCATCCGGGGCGAGGGGGCCGAGGTCACGGAGGTGGCCGGTTCGTACGACCTCGCGGTGCGCAGGGCGGCGGACGCGGCCGCCGCGCCGGACGCGGTGCTCATCCAGGACACCGCGTGGGACGGCTACGAGGAAGTCCCCTCACTGATCGTCGAGGGATACGCGACGCTCTTCACCGAGATCGACGCCCAACTGGCCGAAACGGGCGTGGCGTCACCCTCCCTGGTCGCCGTCCCGGTCGGCGTCGGGGCGCTCGCGCACGCCGCCGTCACGCACTACCGGGGCCGACCGGCGGACGGCCCGGTGGGTGCGGCGGCTCCCGCGCTGCTCTCCGTGGAACCCGTGGCGGCCGCCTGCGCGCTGGCCAGTCTGCGCGCGGGGCGCCTCACCAGCGTGCCGACCGGGATGACGGCCATGGCGGGGCTGAACTGCGGCACGCCGTCCTCGCTCGGCTGGCCCGCGCTGCGCGACGGCCTCGACGCGGCGGTCGCCGTCACCGACGCGGCGAGCGCCGCGGCCGTGCGGGACCTGGCGGACCTCGGCGTCTCCTCGGGGCCCTGCGGCGCGGCTCCCCTGGCCGGTGCGCGGGCCGCGCTGACCGGCGAGGGCGCCGCCGAGCGCCGCGCCGCGCTCGGCATCTCCCCCACCTCGACCGTCGTCCTGCTCAGCACCGAGGGCGCGGCCGCCAACCCGGGCCTTCGGGAGGAGGCCACCGACGAGCGCGTGCAGCGATGA
- a CDS encoding GNAT family N-acetyltransferase, protein MPAPSPGPELQLLRPDHAPALLAFEEANRAYFAASVPDRGDAYFRDFAARHRALLAEQAEGVCFFHVLVDGAGEILGRVNLVDVAAGSADLGYRIAERAAGRGLATRAVRQIRELALSTYGLSELRAATTLDNPGSRAVLTRTGFVSTGDITLDGRPGTAFVLTL, encoded by the coding sequence GTGCCCGCACCCTCCCCGGGCCCCGAACTACAGCTCCTGCGCCCCGATCACGCGCCCGCCCTGCTCGCCTTCGAGGAGGCGAACCGGGCGTACTTCGCCGCGTCGGTGCCCGACCGGGGCGATGCCTACTTCCGTGACTTCGCCGCGCGGCACCGTGCCCTCCTCGCCGAACAGGCCGAGGGCGTCTGCTTCTTCCACGTGCTCGTGGACGGGGCGGGGGAGATCCTCGGGCGGGTCAACCTGGTCGACGTGGCGGCGGGCAGCGCCGATCTCGGCTACCGGATCGCCGAGCGGGCGGCCGGGCGGGGCCTGGCCACCCGTGCCGTGCGGCAGATCCGCGAACTCGCGCTCTCCACGTACGGCCTGAGCGAACTCCGGGCCGCCACGACGCTCGACAACCCCGGCTCACGGGCCGTGCTGACCCGCACCGGTTTCGTGTCCACCGGCGACATCACGCTGGACGGGCGGCCGGGGACCGCTTTCGTGCTGACTCTCTGA
- a CDS encoding acyl-CoA dehydrogenase family protein, whose product MDFALSEEQEDIRRAVAALAARFPDSYWADHDERAAFPQEFYDAFADAGWLGISIPEEYGGGGLGILEASLLLQEIAASGAGMNGCSTMHLTIFGLNTIVKHGSAELREDILPRAADGSLHVCFGVTEPDAGTDTTRISTVARRDGDDYVIDGRKVWITKAGESQKMVLIARTAPRHAERPTDGMSLFLVDIASDAVRLRAIPKMGRNAVASYEVLIDGLRVPASCRVGEEGQGFRYLLDGLNPERILLAHEALGIGRAALRGAVDYARARVVFDRPIGQNQGIAFPLAEAATRLDAAELMARAAAWRYDQGLPCGKEANMAKWLCADAGFQAADRAVQTLGGMGYAKEFHVERYFREARLLRLAPISQEMVLNYVASHVLGLPKSY is encoded by the coding sequence ATGGACTTCGCGCTGTCCGAGGAGCAGGAGGACATCCGCCGCGCCGTCGCCGCGCTCGCCGCCCGGTTCCCCGACTCGTACTGGGCGGACCACGACGAACGGGCCGCGTTCCCCCAGGAGTTCTACGACGCCTTCGCCGACGCGGGCTGGCTGGGCATATCGATACCCGAGGAGTACGGCGGCGGCGGACTCGGCATCCTGGAGGCGTCCCTGCTGCTCCAGGAGATCGCCGCGTCAGGGGCGGGCATGAACGGGTGCAGCACCATGCACCTGACGATCTTCGGGCTCAACACCATCGTGAAGCACGGCAGTGCGGAGCTGCGCGAGGACATCCTGCCGCGTGCCGCCGACGGCTCGCTGCACGTCTGCTTCGGCGTCACCGAACCCGACGCGGGCACGGACACCACCCGCATCTCCACCGTCGCCCGGCGCGACGGCGACGACTACGTCATCGACGGCCGCAAGGTGTGGATCACCAAGGCGGGCGAGTCCCAGAAGATGGTGCTCATCGCGAGGACCGCCCCGCGCCACGCGGAGCGGCCCACGGACGGCATGTCGCTGTTCCTCGTCGACATCGCCTCCGATGCCGTACGGCTGCGGGCCATTCCCAAGATGGGCCGCAACGCCGTCGCCTCCTACGAAGTGCTCATCGACGGACTGCGGGTGCCCGCGTCCTGCCGGGTGGGGGAGGAGGGCCAGGGCTTCCGGTACCTCCTAGACGGGCTGAACCCGGAGCGGATCCTCCTCGCCCACGAGGCGCTCGGGATCGGCAGGGCCGCACTGCGCGGCGCCGTCGACTACGCACGCGCGCGTGTCGTCTTCGACCGGCCCATCGGGCAGAACCAGGGCATCGCCTTCCCGCTCGCCGAGGCGGCGACCCGGCTCGACGCCGCCGAACTCATGGCACGCGCCGCCGCTTGGCGCTACGACCAGGGGCTGCCCTGCGGCAAAGAGGCCAACATGGCCAAGTGGCTGTGCGCCGACGCCGGTTTCCAGGCCGCCGACCGTGCCGTGCAGACGCTCGGCGGGATGGGGTACGCCAAGGAGTTCCACGTCGAGCGGTACTTCAGGGAGGCGCGGTTGCTGCGGCTCGCCCCGATCAGCCAGGAGATGGTCCTGAACTACGTGGCGAGCCATGTGCTCGGCCTGCCGAAGTCGTACTGA
- a CDS encoding YunG family protein: MTPLLLSDIESAVRDSWGADTCPPDSTDPWPPENPARDQCGVTALVLHDLLGGELVRGEVHVDGVRTDYHWWNRLGAGVDVDLTREQFAPQEIVTAGTVIARPPEIRRCRAEYELLRARVLARLGELAGERSARSAAQTRSGTAQATS, from the coding sequence ATGACACCTCTGCTTCTCAGCGACATCGAGTCGGCCGTGCGCGACAGTTGGGGCGCCGACACGTGCCCGCCCGACTCCACGGACCCCTGGCCGCCGGAGAACCCGGCCAGGGACCAGTGCGGGGTGACGGCGCTGGTCCTGCACGACCTGCTCGGCGGCGAGCTCGTCCGCGGCGAGGTCCATGTGGACGGGGTCCGCACGGACTACCACTGGTGGAACCGCCTGGGCGCGGGAGTGGACGTCGACCTGACCCGCGAGCAGTTCGCGCCGCAGGAGATCGTGACGGCGGGCACGGTCATCGCCAGGCCGCCGGAGATACGCCGCTGCCGCGCGGAGTACGAGCTGCTGCGCGCCCGGGTGCTTGCGAGACTCGGCGAGTTGGCCGGTGAGCGCAGCGCACGGTCCGCCGCGCAGACCAGGTCGGGGACCGCTCAGGCCACGTCGTAG
- a CDS encoding SSI family serine proteinase inhibitor: MRRTLKATVAAAAAAVCVLTTTAGIAQAEAPKPTSLYAPSALVFTVGHGENTATATVERAVTLTCAPRPAGSHPAAAAACAELAAVDGRFAELVGAESSVVCTKEWRPVVVTADGVWGGRHVQWSATFPNACMMKAGLGEGVALTF; the protein is encoded by the coding sequence ATGCGTCGCACCCTCAAGGCGACGGTCGCGGCCGCCGCCGCGGCGGTCTGCGTCCTCACCACGACGGCAGGCATCGCGCAGGCCGAGGCACCGAAGCCGACGAGCCTCTACGCGCCGTCCGCCCTCGTCTTCACGGTCGGCCACGGCGAGAACACCGCCACGGCCACCGTGGAGCGCGCGGTGACGCTGACCTGTGCGCCGCGCCCGGCGGGCAGCCACCCCGCCGCGGCAGCCGCCTGCGCCGAACTGGCGGCGGTGGACGGGCGGTTCGCCGAGCTGGTCGGCGCCGAGTCGAGTGTGGTGTGTACAAAGGAATGGCGGCCGGTCGTCGTGACCGCCGATGGCGTCTGGGGCGGCCGACACGTGCAGTGGTCGGCCACCTTCCCCAACGCCTGCATGATGAAGGCCGGTCTCGGTGAAGGCGTCGCACTCACCTTCTGA
- a CDS encoding DUF3093 family protein — MHIYEERLSVPRSWWALVVLGGVGLGLGAFPFGVFAAVTAATAGIAVAAAIVHAHGSVRILVTPGSLVVGGRKIPIEALGATEILDEREAFEWRTVRANPYALLLLRSYVPTALRIELRDAYGGAPYVYLSTRRPMNLATILAFTRG, encoded by the coding sequence ATGCACATCTACGAAGAGCGGCTCAGCGTGCCCCGCTCCTGGTGGGCTCTGGTCGTGCTCGGCGGAGTCGGTCTCGGGCTCGGGGCGTTCCCCTTCGGGGTGTTCGCCGCGGTGACGGCGGCCACGGCCGGCATCGCGGTGGCCGCCGCGATCGTCCACGCGCACGGCAGCGTCCGCATCCTCGTGACACCGGGCTCGCTCGTCGTCGGTGGCCGGAAGATCCCGATCGAGGCGCTCGGCGCGACGGAGATCCTGGACGAGCGCGAGGCCTTCGAGTGGCGCACCGTCAGGGCGAATCCGTACGCGCTGCTGCTCCTGCGCTCCTACGTTCCGACCGCGCTGCGCATCGAGTTGCGCGACGCGTACGGCGGCGCGCCCTACGTCTACCTCTCGACGCGCCGCCCCATGAACCTCGCGACGATCCTGGCGTTCACGCGGGGCTGA
- a CDS encoding alpha-ketoacid dehydrogenase subunit beta codes for MPKLSYLGALSKALNDELARDPSVCVFGEDVRVGVANITKGLVEQFGPQRIVDMPLSEQAFTSFATGAALVGQRPVIEFQIPSLLFLVFEQIANQAHKFSLMTGGQAKVPVTYLVPGSGSRVGWAGQHSDQPYGLFAHVGLKTVVPSTPSDAYGLLVSAIRDDDPVVVLTPAASSTDREDVDPAELGPVPLGVGRVVRPGSDITVVAVGHLVQEAVAVADELASEVSVEVFDPRTVYPFDWAGLAASVGRTGRLVVIDDTNRFCGFAAEIVSTAAEELTLTAPPRRVTRPDGTVLPFALELDRAAQPHRDQLMDAVRGVCGLARKDP; via the coding sequence ATGCCTAAGCTCTCCTACCTCGGCGCGCTCTCCAAGGCCCTCAACGACGAACTCGCGCGCGACCCCTCCGTCTGCGTCTTCGGCGAGGACGTACGGGTCGGCGTCGCCAACATCACCAAGGGTCTCGTGGAGCAGTTCGGTCCGCAGCGGATCGTCGACATGCCGCTGTCCGAGCAGGCGTTCACCAGTTTCGCGACCGGTGCGGCGCTCGTCGGACAGCGTCCGGTGATCGAGTTCCAGATCCCGTCCCTGCTGTTCCTGGTCTTCGAGCAGATCGCCAACCAGGCGCACAAGTTCTCGCTCATGACGGGTGGTCAGGCCAAGGTGCCGGTCACCTATCTCGTGCCGGGGTCCGGCTCCCGCGTGGGCTGGGCGGGTCAGCACTCCGACCAGCCGTACGGCCTCTTCGCCCACGTGGGGCTCAAGACGGTCGTCCCCAGCACCCCTTCCGACGCCTACGGACTGCTCGTCTCGGCGATCCGGGACGACGACCCGGTGGTGGTCCTGACCCCGGCCGCCTCGTCGACGGACCGCGAGGACGTGGATCCCGCCGAGCTCGGCCCGGTCCCGCTCGGCGTGGGCCGCGTGGTGCGCCCGGGCTCGGACATCACGGTGGTGGCGGTCGGCCATCTCGTTCAGGAGGCCGTGGCGGTGGCCGACGAGCTCGCCTCCGAGGTCTCCGTCGAGGTCTTCGACCCCCGCACGGTCTACCCGTTCGACTGGGCGGGACTGGCGGCGTCGGTGGGCCGCACGGGGCGTCTCGTCGTCATCGACGACACCAACCGCTTCTGCGGCTTCGCGGCCGAGATCGTCAGCACCGCCGCCGAGGAGCTCACGCTCACCGCCCCGCCCCGGCGCGTCACCCGGCCCGACGGCACGGTGCTGCCGTTCGCCCTGGAACTCGACCGCGCGGCCCAGCCGCACAGGGACCAGCTCATGGACGCGGTGAGAGGAGTGTGCGGACTCGCGCGGAAGGATCCCTGA
- a CDS encoding thiamine pyrophosphate-dependent dehydrogenase E1 component subunit alpha has translation MSDAMSEQYSTRERLYRTMRLIRRFEEFCIKLVRSGEIAGGIHPYIGQEAIAAGVCAALRPDDYITSTHRGHGHVLAKGADPAGMMAELTGRVTGLNKGRGGSMHAADVSLGILGANGIVGAGAPIAAGAAWAATRAGEDRIAVSFFGDGAVSQGVVLESFNLAALWQLPVLFVCENNGYASTLTVDNAVAGTIVGRAAAFGIPAARIDGTDAEAVMAATREYADRARSGGGPALLECAAYRFDAHHTWEHKSFVRYRTREEVAEGRSRDPLLVQAELIGSETCERIDREVEEVLESARQFALESPKPDPADALDHLYATGLRPRAGVTAHA, from the coding sequence ATGAGTGACGCCATGAGTGAGCAGTACTCGACGAGGGAACGGCTGTACCGGACCATGCGGTTGATCCGCCGCTTCGAGGAGTTCTGCATCAAGTTGGTGCGTTCCGGGGAGATCGCGGGCGGCATCCATCCCTACATCGGCCAGGAGGCCATCGCGGCCGGGGTGTGCGCGGCACTGCGCCCCGACGACTACATCACCAGCACGCACCGGGGCCACGGTCACGTCCTGGCCAAGGGCGCCGATCCCGCGGGCATGATGGCCGAGTTGACCGGACGGGTCACCGGTCTCAACAAGGGCCGCGGCGGCTCCATGCACGCGGCGGACGTCAGCCTCGGCATCCTCGGTGCCAACGGCATCGTCGGGGCGGGCGCCCCGATCGCGGCCGGTGCCGCCTGGGCGGCGACGCGCGCGGGCGAGGACCGGATCGCGGTCAGCTTCTTCGGTGACGGCGCGGTCAGCCAGGGCGTGGTCCTCGAATCGTTCAACCTGGCGGCGCTCTGGCAGCTTCCGGTCCTCTTCGTCTGCGAGAACAACGGATACGCCTCCACCCTCACCGTGGACAACGCGGTGGCGGGCACGATCGTCGGCCGCGCCGCCGCCTTCGGCATTCCCGCCGCGCGGATCGACGGCACGGACGCCGAGGCGGTCATGGCCGCCACGCGGGAGTACGCCGACCGGGCCCGTTCGGGCGGCGGTCCCGCGCTCCTGGAGTGCGCCGCGTACCGGTTCGACGCCCATCACACCTGGGAGCACAAGTCGTTCGTCAGGTACCGGACGCGGGAGGAGGTCGCCGAGGGACGCTCCCGCGACCCGCTGCTCGTCCAGGCGGAGCTCATCGGCTCCGAGACCTGTGAGCGCATCGACCGTGAGGTGGAGGAAGTCCTTGAGTCCGCACGGCAGTTCGCTCTGGAAAGCCCCAAACCCGACCCCGCCGACGCCCTCGACCATCTGTACGCGACGGGCCTGCGCCCTCGGGCAGGGGTGACGGCCCATGCCTAA
- a CDS encoding CaiB/BaiF CoA transferase family protein has product MTNTPIRALDGLKVLDLSRVLAGPYCAQMLADHGAEVIKVEPPTGDETRGWGPPFVAPGTSAYYQNLNRDKKNVIVDLSVPEGRDILGTLLRDTDVLVENFKGGTLAAWGYSDDELRARFPALIHCRVTGFGTDGPLGGQPGYDAVLQAYGGLMSVNGAAGGPALRVGVPVVDQVTGILAFSGILLALNERHRSGLGQLVDCTLLDTAVSLLHPHSATWLANGTVPMRTGSAHPTIAPYDAFTAADGPLFVAVGNDRQFAALTEVLGVPELAADPRFCTNPDRVRHQQELRAALEKPIAAHSRSALTGLLTARGIPASPVHDVAEALTAPQVRHRGLVIEHDDYRGLASPVSLSRTPARERPVVRGAGADTREVLGAAGYDDAAVDAAVARGVVRATEPEVTCDDA; this is encoded by the coding sequence ATGACGAACACGCCGATCCGCGCCCTCGACGGGCTCAAGGTGCTCGATCTGTCCCGGGTCCTCGCGGGCCCCTACTGCGCGCAGATGCTCGCCGACCACGGCGCCGAGGTCATCAAGGTCGAGCCGCCGACCGGTGACGAGACACGGGGATGGGGCCCGCCGTTCGTCGCGCCCGGCACCTCCGCGTACTACCAGAACCTCAACCGCGACAAGAAGAACGTCATCGTCGACCTGTCCGTGCCCGAAGGGCGGGACATCCTGGGGACCCTGCTGCGCGACACCGACGTGCTCGTCGAGAACTTCAAGGGGGGCACCCTCGCGGCATGGGGCTACTCCGACGACGAGCTGCGCGCCCGCTTCCCCGCGCTCATCCACTGCCGCGTCACCGGCTTCGGCACGGACGGGCCGCTCGGCGGACAGCCGGGCTACGACGCCGTGCTCCAGGCGTACGGCGGCCTGATGAGCGTCAACGGAGCGGCCGGGGGACCGGCGTTGCGCGTCGGTGTGCCGGTCGTCGACCAGGTCACCGGAATCCTCGCGTTCTCCGGGATCCTGCTCGCGCTGAACGAACGGCACCGCTCCGGCCTCGGCCAACTCGTCGACTGCACCCTTCTGGACACCGCCGTCAGCCTGCTCCACCCGCACTCGGCGACCTGGCTCGCGAACGGCACGGTGCCGATGCGCACCGGCTCCGCGCATCCCACCATCGCCCCCTACGACGCGTTCACCGCGGCCGACGGGCCCCTCTTCGTCGCGGTGGGCAATGACCGCCAGTTCGCCGCGCTCACCGAGGTCCTGGGGGTCCCGGAGCTCGCGGCCGACCCGCGCTTTTGCACGAACCCGGACCGCGTACGCCATCAACAGGAGCTCCGCGCCGCCCTGGAGAAGCCCATCGCCGCGCACTCCCGCTCCGCACTGACCGGACTCCTCACGGCCCGCGGCATCCCGGCCTCGCCCGTGCACGACGTCGCCGAGGCCCTGACGGCGCCCCAGGTCCGCCACCGGGGCCTGGTGATCGAGCACGACGACTACCGGGGGCTCGCCTCGCCCGTCTCCCTCTCCCGCACACCGGCGCGGGAGCGTCCCGTGGTGCGGGGCGCCGGCGCGGACACCCGGGAGGTGCTCGGCGCGGCGGGGTACGACGACGCGGCCGTCGACGCGGCGGTGGCGCGAGGCGTCGTGCGGGCTACCGAGCCCGAGGTGACCTGCGACGACGCGTGA
- a CDS encoding cupin domain-containing protein produces the protein MPETCETYAGLPGGIGVSRLRVYDWPTADGLRGGTPHLHLTCSEGYAVTGGRGAVQTLTASGFRQTPLAPGALVWFTPGTIHRLVNDGELEITVLMQNCGLPEAGDAVLTLPPPLLADPETYRAAVALPTEATEAEQATAARHRRDLAIEGFTALREATESGDPEPLAAFHRAAVALARPLAAAWRARWREGAAAAAGATGAQLDHLERGDADYLALASVRAERPAARGRFGMCGRLDVYDVA, from the coding sequence ATGCCTGAGACGTGTGAGACCTACGCAGGGCTTCCCGGCGGCATCGGCGTGTCTCGCCTACGGGTGTACGACTGGCCCACGGCGGACGGGCTGCGCGGCGGAACTCCCCATCTGCACCTGACCTGTTCGGAGGGGTACGCGGTCACCGGAGGCCGCGGCGCCGTGCAGACCCTGACCGCGTCCGGCTTCCGGCAGACACCGCTCGCCCCTGGCGCACTGGTGTGGTTCACCCCCGGCACCATCCACCGCCTGGTCAACGACGGCGAGTTGGAGATCACCGTCCTCATGCAGAACTGCGGCCTCCCCGAGGCCGGTGACGCGGTGCTCACCCTGCCCCCTCCCCTGCTGGCCGACCCCGAGACGTACCGCGCGGCGGTCGCGCTGCCCACCGAAGCCACCGAGGCCGAACAGGCGACTGCCGCCCGGCACCGTCGCGACCTGGCCATCGAGGGGTTCACCGCCCTCCGCGAGGCGACCGAGTCCGGTGACCCCGAGCCGCTCGCGGCCTTCCACCGAGCCGCCGTAGCCCTCGCCCGCCCGCTCGCGGCGGCCTGGCGCGCACGCTGGCGCGAAGGCGCGGCCGCCGCTGCCGGGGCGACCGGCGCGCAGCTCGACCACCTGGAGCGCGGCGACGCCGACTATCTGGCCCTGGCCTCGGTGCGGGCCGAACGGCCCGCGGCCCGCGGCAGGTTCGGCATGTGCGGGCGACTGGACGTCTACGACGTGGCCTGA
- a CDS encoding class I SAM-dependent methyltransferase, with protein MFTSQGPTLRELAVQALSSIEHGYDLLAPKFDHTPFRTPGRFLTVTTEALRPFGPFAAGLDVCCGTGAGVEALLPLCTERVTGVDFSAGMLAAAAEAVPEPGGTTVDWVRADARALPFGEAFDVAVSFGAFGHFLPAERPALFAGVYRALRPGGLFAFPVGAPQPFGSRWYWAMLGFDGAMRVRNLLWRPSFVMYYRTFPLGAVRADLAEAGFDVGTRALEEFGRRPDGSPHWRLVVARKPDPDRAG; from the coding sequence ATGTTCACCTCCCAGGGTCCCACGCTGCGTGAGCTGGCCGTTCAGGCCCTCTCCTCCATCGAGCACGGGTACGACCTGCTCGCCCCGAAGTTCGACCACACCCCCTTCCGTACGCCCGGCCGGTTCTTGACGGTGACGACCGAAGCACTTCGGCCGTTCGGGCCCTTCGCCGCGGGGCTCGACGTCTGCTGCGGAACGGGCGCGGGCGTCGAGGCGCTGCTGCCCCTGTGTACGGAACGGGTCACCGGGGTGGATTTCAGCGCGGGGATGCTGGCCGCCGCGGCGGAGGCCGTGCCGGAGCCCGGGGGAACCACGGTCGACTGGGTCAGGGCGGACGCCCGTGCGCTGCCGTTCGGCGAGGCGTTCGACGTGGCCGTGAGCTTCGGGGCGTTCGGTCACTTCCTGCCCGCCGAGCGGCCCGCGCTCTTCGCCGGGGTGTACCGCGCGCTGCGCCCCGGTGGCCTGTTCGCGTTCCCGGTCGGCGCGCCGCAGCCGTTCGGCTCCCGCTGGTACTGGGCGATGCTCGGTTTCGACGGGGCGATGCGCGTACGGAACCTGCTGTGGCGCCCGAGCTTCGTCATGTACTACCGCACCTTCCCGTTGGGTGCCGTGCGCGCGGACCTGGCCGAGGCGGGTTTCGACGTAGGGACGCGGGCCCTGGAGGAGTTCGGACGGCGGCCCGACGGGAGCCCGCACTGGCGCCTGGTCGTGGCGAGGAAGCCGGATCCTGACCGGGCGGGGTAG
- a CDS encoding IclR family transcriptional regulator, protein MSEAATPKEHRTVSRVTGILEYVSRHGGARTQELADALDAPKSSVFGLVKGLVSTGYLVEEGGVHRLGPALGSLLPRTAQDLASAALPTLEALRDHFGETAMLGTAVGDSLVYASAAESRQLIRYSAPLRTRRPLYPPSAGKVLLAHRPQKRRDAYLRTLLPDPGGYEAARADLAEVRARGVAFNRGETLPDVTAAARPVLVDGEVRAVIAVAGPTSRTADRLPAIADALLDAVSAVAARLGATTQRTQTEKREQMEQREH, encoded by the coding sequence GTGAGTGAAGCGGCCACGCCCAAGGAGCACCGGACCGTCAGCCGGGTGACGGGCATCCTGGAGTACGTCTCGCGGCACGGCGGCGCCCGGACGCAGGAGCTCGCCGATGCCCTCGACGCCCCCAAGTCATCGGTGTTCGGCCTGGTGAAGGGCCTCGTCTCGACCGGCTACCTGGTCGAGGAAGGTGGTGTCCACCGGCTCGGCCCCGCACTCGGCAGCCTCCTGCCGAGGACCGCGCAGGACCTCGCGAGCGCCGCGCTGCCCACGCTCGAAGCGCTGCGGGACCACTTCGGGGAGACGGCCATGCTCGGCACGGCCGTCGGCGACTCACTGGTCTACGCGAGCGCCGCCGAGTCCCGTCAGCTGATCCGCTACTCGGCGCCGCTGCGCACCCGCCGTCCGCTGTACCCGCCGAGCGCGGGCAAGGTGCTGCTCGCCCACCGCCCCCAGAAGCGGCGCGACGCCTACCTCCGCACGCTGCTCCCCGACCCGGGCGGGTACGAGGCGGCCCGCGCCGACCTCGCCGAAGTCCGCGCCAGGGGCGTGGCGTTCAACCGGGGCGAGACGCTCCCCGACGTGACCGCCGCGGCCCGGCCGGTCCTGGTCGACGGCGAGGTCCGCGCGGTGATCGCGGTGGCGGGCCCCACCTCGCGCACCGCGGACCGGCTCCCCGCCATCGCGGACGCACTCCTGGACGCGGTGAGCGCGGTCGCGGCACGGCTCGGCGCGACGACACAGAGGACGCAGACGGAGAAGAGGGAGCAGATGGAGCAGAGGGAGCACTGA
- a CDS encoding slipin family protein: protein MVQELLTAGAAVASGCLVYLMTAARVIKQYERGVVFRLGRLSGDVRAPGLTLVVPVVDRLRKVNMQIVTMPVPAQDGITRDNVTVRVDAVIYFKVVDAANAVIQVEDYRFAVSQMAQTSLRSIIGKSDLDDLLSNREKLNQGLELMIDSPAIGWGVQIDRVEIKDVSLPETMKRSMARQAEADRERRARVINADAELQASKKLAQAAHEMAEEPAALQLRLLQTVVAVAAEKNSTLVLPFPVELLRFLERAQQALPPQQQGSESQHESGPRPPVQRDVAGGHETGAGQHGP, encoded by the coding sequence ATGGTTCAGGAACTGCTCACCGCAGGCGCCGCGGTCGCCTCGGGCTGCCTCGTCTATCTGATGACGGCGGCTCGCGTGATCAAGCAGTACGAGCGGGGCGTCGTCTTCCGCCTCGGACGGCTCTCGGGCGACGTGCGCGCCCCCGGCCTCACCCTGGTGGTCCCCGTCGTGGACCGGCTCCGCAAGGTCAACATGCAGATCGTGACGATGCCGGTGCCCGCGCAGGACGGCATCACCCGCGACAACGTCACGGTCCGGGTGGACGCCGTCATCTACTTCAAGGTCGTCGACGCCGCCAATGCCGTGATCCAGGTCGAGGACTACCGTTTCGCGGTCTCGCAGATGGCCCAGACCTCGCTGCGGTCCATCATCGGCAAGAGCGACCTGGACGACCTGCTGTCCAACCGCGAAAAGCTCAACCAGGGCCTCGAGTTGATGATCGACTCCCCGGCGATCGGCTGGGGCGTGCAGATCGACCGCGTGGAGATCAAGGACGTCTCCCTGCCGGAGACGATGAAGCGTTCCATGGCACGGCAGGCCGAGGCGGACCGGGAGCGGCGTGCCCGGGTCATCAACGCCGACGCCGAACTCCAGGCGTCCAAGAAGCTCGCCCAGGCGGCGCACGAGATGGCGGAGGAGCCCGCGGCCCTGCAACTGCGGCTGCTGCAGACCGTGGTCGCGGTCGCCGCCGAGAAGAACTCCACCCTCGTCCTGCCCTTCCCCGTCGAACTGCTCCGCTTCCTCGAACGGGCCCAGCAGGCACTGCCGCCTCAGCAGCAGGGCTCAGAGAGTCAGCACGAAAGCGGTCCCCGGCCGCCCGTCCAGCGTGATGTCGCCGGTGGACACGAAACCGGTGCGGGTCAGCACGGCCCGTGA